The Bacteroides ovatus genomic interval GACCTGATTATAAAATAACACACCCTTTGAGGATGAAGTATGCAATTATACCTCATCGTGGCAAATGGGACAAAGCATCAATCGCAGATGATAGCGATTGTTGGAATGAACCATTGCTGCATTCTTGCTATCCAGTGGCAAAACCGGAATCGAAATCATTTATTGATTTACAGAATACTGGTTATCAAGTGAGTGCTCTTCAAATGAAAGATGGAAAGGTACTATTGCGCCTGTTCAATTCTGAAGGGGACGAAAAATTACAAAAGGTTACCATTGACATGCCATTATCCGGAGTGGAGGAAGTTGATTTGAATGGACAATGTATCGAAAGAAAGAAGATAAAAACACGTGCAGGTAAATCGGAAATGATGATTTCAATGCCTCGGTTTGGTATTAAGACTTTCGTTCTTAGTTTGACTTAAAATAATTAGATTATTGTTATGTATAAAGCGACTGCTAATCTTTTAATTGTTTGCTTTTTGTGTTGGATGACGGGTTGCTCATCAACCAATACCGTATCGGAAGATTGGGTTCCGACCGATTATGTAAACCCGTTTATTGGTGCCAGTACTAGTGTAGGGGCTGCCGGTGTTTATCACGGATTAGGTAAAACTTTTCCCGGAGCTACGACTCCGTATGGTATGGTACAGGTTAGTCCTAATACAATAACGGGAGGTGATAACGGTTCCGGATACAGTGATGAACATAAGACAATCGAAGGATTTGCCTTTACCCAGATGAGTGGTGTGGGATGGTTTGGTGATTTGGGCAATTTTCTTGTGATGCCTACAACTGGTGAATTATATAAAGTGGCAGGTAAAGAGAATAATGATAGTATAAAAGGATATCGTTCGGCTTATAACAAAGCCACTGAAACGGCTAAGGCCGGATATTATTCGGTAGAATTGACTGATTATCATATCAAAGTAGAAAGTAGCGCGACACCACACTGTGGAATTTTACATTTTACTTATCCTTCTAGTGACCAATCGCGTATTCAGATTGATTTAGCTCGTAGAGTAGGGGGAACATCTACTTCACAGTATATTAAAGTTGTAGATGATTACACTATTCAAGGATGGATGAAGTGTACACCTGATGGTGGTGGATGGGGTAATGGTGAAGGAAAAGCCGATTATACCGTTTATTATTATGCACAATTTAGTAAACCTTTGACTAATTATGGCTTTTGGAGTGCAGATATTCCCGAACATTGGGTTCGGAAACGTGATGAAGTAGTGAGTATTCCTTATTTGACTCGTGTATCACAAGCTCCGGTTATAAAAGACAAGAAAGAACTGACGGGTAAACATCTGGGCTTTTTTACTGAATTTCCAACGAAGGAGGGAGAGACTGTAGAGATGAAAGTTGGTATCTCTTTTGTTGATATGGAGGGTGCTGCAAATAACTTTGAACAAGAAATAGCCTCTAAAAATTTTGGACAAGTAAAGCAGGAAGCTACTGAATTGTGGAACAAAGAACTTAATCGTGTCCGGATATCCGGTGGTACGGATGATGAAAAAACGATATTCTATACTGCCATGTATCATACGATGATTGATCCTCGTATCTATACAGATGTAGACGGACGTTATGTAGGTGGTGATTATAAAATACATACGGCTGACAGCACTTTTACAAAACGTACTATATTCAGTGGATGGGATGTATTTCGTAGTCAGTTTCCTTTGCAGACTATAATTAATCCGCGTTTAGTAAGTGATGAACTGAACTCATTGATTACTATGGCAGATCAGAGTGGGCGCGAATACTATGAACGTTGGGAATTGCTGAATTCCTATTCCGGCTGTATGTTGGGAAATCCTGCTTTGTCTGTTTTGGCGGATGCTTATATCAAAGGGATTCGTACGTATGATGCAGAGAAAGCATATCGTTATGCCGTTAACACATCCCGTCGTTTTGGTAATGATTCATTGGGGTATGCTCCGGAACCATTGAGTATTTCAACCACTTTGGAGTATGCTTATACTGATTGGTGTATATCTCAATTAGCGAAAGCTATGGGGAAAGAAGATGATGCCAAATGTTTCTATGAAAAGGGACAGGCATATCATCATATTTTTGATAAAGAAAAGGGGTGGTTCCGTCCCCGTAAAGCAGATGGAACATGGGTAGAATGGCCGGAGAATGCACGTCTTAAAGAATGGTATGGGTGTATAGAAGCAAACTCTTATCAGCAAGGTTGGTTTGTACCTCACGATGTTACGGGAATGGTGAATTTGATGGGTGGTAAGGAGAAAGTTATTGCGGATTTAACAGATTTCTTTAATAAAACTCCTTCTAATATGCTGTGGAATGAATATTATAATCATGCGAATGAACCTGTGCACTTCGTTCCTTTTTTGTTCAATCAGCTTGAAGTTCCCTGGTATACTCAAAAATGGACACGCTATACATGTGAAAAGGCTTATGCAAACAAAGTTGAAGGAATTGTTGGCAATGAAGATGTAGGTCAGATGTCAGCGTGGTATGTGTTGGCTGCTTCCGGTATTCATCCTTCCTGTCCGGGAAATACACGTATGGAGATTACAAGTCCGGTTTTTGATAAAGTAGAGTTCAATCTTGATCCCAGCTATTATACTGGTAAGAAATTCACGGTGATAGCTCATAATAACAGCATAAATAACGTCTATATACAAAAGGCCTTGTTGAACGGTCAGGAATACAATAAATGTTATCTTGATTTTGCGGACATTGCAGCCGGAGGTACATTGGAGCTGTTTATGGGTGATAAACCTAATGTTGAGTGGGGACTTTGATTGAATAACATACTCTAAAACAAATTGTTACTTTAAAATCTTGATAGTATGATGAATAAACTTGGGCTTATCATTATATCGGTTATATGTGCTCTAATCCAGACAGGGTGTGCAGAGCAGAGTACATGGATGTCTTTGAACAGCTCTAATCCTCGGATTATCTGGGAAGTGAAACCCCAGGCAGATTTAGAGAACATAACCGGAGAGCAGATTTCTACTCCGGAATTTAAAATGTCCGATTACGTTAAAGGTGTGGTTCCCGGAACTGTTTTTACTGCTTATGTTGAAGCAGGAATCGTTCCAGATCCTAATTATGCCGATAATATTTATAAAGTAGACGAAACGTTTTATAACCGTCCTTTCTGGTATCGTACGGAATTCGAACTCCCGTCTTCTTATTCGGAGGGGAAGCGGGTATGGCTTCATTTCGACAATACGAACCGCTTTGCCGATTTCTATTTTAATGGTGAGAAGATATCAGGAACAAAAGCATCTACTAAAGATGTAAGCGGTCACATGTTACGTTCGAAGTTTGATGTAACTAATTTGATAAAGAAATCCGGTAAGAATGTGATAGCTGTTCTGATTACCGATGCCGATCAGAAAAAGACGCGTAAGGCTAAAGACCCGTATGGAGTTGCGTGTAGCCCCAGTTATCTGGCTGGTGCCGGTTGGGACTGGATGCCATACGTTCCGGGACGTCTGGCTGGTATCACAGGCAATGCTTATCTTGTGGTAACAGGAGATGTAGTGATGGAAGATCCTTGGGTACGTTCAGAGTTACCGACCTTGCAGAAAGCAGAGCTTTCTGTCTCAACAGATATTAGAAATGCTTCTTCTTCCCCTAAAGAAGTCGTTGTATCCGGAGTGATTCAGCCGGGGAATATTTCTTTCTCTAAAGACATTCGGGTAGAAGGAGGAACAACAGCCAGACTATCTATTAACAAAGATGATATAGCGCAATTGGTTGTTGATCATCCGAGGCTTTGGTGGCCGAATGGCTATGGTGATCCCAATCTTTATACTTGTAAGCTGACTTGTTCTGTAGATGGAAAAGTGTCGGATGTAAAAGAAATGACATTCGGTATCAAGAAGTATGAGTATAAAATGGTCGATAATGTAGTGGGATATCCTGTTCTTACATTCTTTATCAACGGACAGAAGATCTATCTGAAAGGTGGAAACTGGGGAATGAGCGAATATCTGCTTCGATGTCAGGGTAAAGAGTATGAAACGAAAATCAGACTTCATAAGGAAATGAATTACAATATGATCCGTCTATGGACAGGGTGTGTTACTGATGATGAGTTTTATGATTATTGTGATAAATATGGGATTATGGTATGGAATGATTTCTGGTTATATGTAGCATACAATGACGTGGCGCAACCGGAAGCATTTAAAGCGAATGCCCTTGATAAAGTCAGACGTCTTAGAAACCATCCTTCCATTGCTATTTGGTGTGGAGCAAATGAAACGCATCCGGCACCTGATTTGGATAATTACCTGCGTGAAATGATTGCGAAGGAGGACAATAATGACCGTATGTATAAGTCTTGCTCCAATCAGGATGGATTGTCCGGAAGTGGTTGGTGGGGAAATCAACCTCCAAGACACCATTTTGAAACTTCAGGCAGTAATCTGGCATTTAATACACCGGCTTATCCATACGGTATTGATCACGGTTACGGTATGCGTACAGAAATAGGAACGGCCACTTTCCCCACATTTGAAAGCATCAAAGAGTTTATCCCGGAAAAAGACTGGTGGCCTCTGCCTACTGATGAGCAGTTGAAGAATGATGATGACAATGTATGGAACAAACATTTCTTCGGTAAGGAAGCGTCTAATGCCAACCCGGTTAATTATAAGAATTCAGTGAACACACAGTACGGAGAATCATCCGGACTGGAAGAATTCTGCGAGAAAGCGCAAATGCTGAATATCGAAGTGATGAAAGGTATGTATGAGGCTTGGAACGATAAGATGTGGAATGATGCAGCCGGACTTCTGATCTGGATGAGCCATCCGGCTTATCCCTCGTTTGTATGGCAGACTTATGACTATTATTACGATCCTACAGGTGCTTATTGGGGAGCAAAAAAGGCTTGTGAACCTTTACATATCCAATGGAAT includes:
- a CDS encoding GH92 family glycosyl hydrolase, with the translated sequence MYKATANLLIVCFLCWMTGCSSTNTVSEDWVPTDYVNPFIGASTSVGAAGVYHGLGKTFPGATTPYGMVQVSPNTITGGDNGSGYSDEHKTIEGFAFTQMSGVGWFGDLGNFLVMPTTGELYKVAGKENNDSIKGYRSAYNKATETAKAGYYSVELTDYHIKVESSATPHCGILHFTYPSSDQSRIQIDLARRVGGTSTSQYIKVVDDYTIQGWMKCTPDGGGWGNGEGKADYTVYYYAQFSKPLTNYGFWSADIPEHWVRKRDEVVSIPYLTRVSQAPVIKDKKELTGKHLGFFTEFPTKEGETVEMKVGISFVDMEGAANNFEQEIASKNFGQVKQEATELWNKELNRVRISGGTDDEKTIFYTAMYHTMIDPRIYTDVDGRYVGGDYKIHTADSTFTKRTIFSGWDVFRSQFPLQTIINPRLVSDELNSLITMADQSGREYYERWELLNSYSGCMLGNPALSVLADAYIKGIRTYDAEKAYRYAVNTSRRFGNDSLGYAPEPLSISTTLEYAYTDWCISQLAKAMGKEDDAKCFYEKGQAYHHIFDKEKGWFRPRKADGTWVEWPENARLKEWYGCIEANSYQQGWFVPHDVTGMVNLMGGKEKVIADLTDFFNKTPSNMLWNEYYNHANEPVHFVPFLFNQLEVPWYTQKWTRYTCEKAYANKVEGIVGNEDVGQMSAWYVLAASGIHPSCPGNTRMEITSPVFDKVEFNLDPSYYTGKKFTVIAHNNSINNVYIQKALLNGQEYNKCYLDFADIAAGGTLELFMGDKPNVEWGL
- a CDS encoding discoidin domain-containing protein — translated: MMNKLGLIIISVICALIQTGCAEQSTWMSLNSSNPRIIWEVKPQADLENITGEQISTPEFKMSDYVKGVVPGTVFTAYVEAGIVPDPNYADNIYKVDETFYNRPFWYRTEFELPSSYSEGKRVWLHFDNTNRFADFYFNGEKISGTKASTKDVSGHMLRSKFDVTNLIKKSGKNVIAVLITDADQKKTRKAKDPYGVACSPSYLAGAGWDWMPYVPGRLAGITGNAYLVVTGDVVMEDPWVRSELPTLQKAELSVSTDIRNASSSPKEVVVSGVIQPGNISFSKDIRVEGGTTARLSINKDDIAQLVVDHPRLWWPNGYGDPNLYTCKLTCSVDGKVSDVKEMTFGIKKYEYKMVDNVVGYPVLTFFINGQKIYLKGGNWGMSEYLLRCQGKEYETKIRLHKEMNYNMIRLWTGCVTDDEFYDYCDKYGIMVWNDFWLYVAYNDVAQPEAFKANALDKVRRLRNHPSIAIWCGANETHPAPDLDNYLREMIAKEDNNDRMYKSCSNQDGLSGSGWWGNQPPRHHFETSGSNLAFNTPAYPYGIDHGYGMRTEIGTATFPTFESIKEFIPEKDWWPLPTDEQLKNDDDNVWNKHFFGKEASNANPVNYKNSVNTQYGESSGLEEFCEKAQMLNIEVMKGMYEAWNDKMWNDAAGLLIWMSHPAYPSFVWQTYDYYYDPTGAYWGAKKACEPLHIQWNASNNNIKVINTTAKDLKAAIAKATIYNLNGKEVPAYGQTKQVDVAASNIAEAFSLNFNPFNLAYGKKAVASSSAGASKSASMVTDGGAGSRWESAYSDPQWIYIDLGREEKIEKVILKWEAACAKKYELQVSNDAQEWKTVYANKDGRGGTEQIELEPVTARYVKLAGISRATQFGYSLFEFEIYGEKPKEIEELTPLHFIKLELTDAKGNLISENFYWRNGVNDLDYKLLNTLPEADLSCRLVDKSMSDGKMKIVVKNNSGTVAFANRVRLVNKATQKRILPIIMSDNYVTLMPGEEKVITMEATPELLKGGVSVLVKQYGKAEKNKLDIAD